The following coding sequences lie in one Streptomyces albofaciens JCM 4342 genomic window:
- a CDS encoding helix-turn-helix domain-containing protein produces MPEEFGDALRRLRREREISLRSLAQLVHYSKGYLSKIENGEKPPTADVARRCDAALAAQGTLGRLLAARTPGDRCPYPGLAAYTAADAPWFFGRERATAALVGRLAERVDSAGPLVLAAPSGAGKSSLLRAGLLPALRAGALPGSRHWPVRVLTPGARPLTELAAALAGPGAPAATSASASASASAEELAEAPERCAAAVRAALGTRSRLVLVVDQFEEIFTVCEDSHERRAFVTALCAAARDAPCAVVLGVRADFYGQCLDHPALAPALSAGVFALRPMSVREVRAAITRPAREAALELEPGLEELLLSDLGIHGDDEPVAGGTLPLLAHALLATWQQRSGRTLTVAGYRLTGGLHGAVATTAERVHDGLDPAERRTARQVLLRLVQVGEIAGETRRRVPRERLLEHLPDPEKTAAVIDVFVRARLLTLDADTVEITHEALLRAWPRLRGWIRADRAGLVVHQRLTEAAGAWKREGRDSAALYRGTRLAVAREWAGQQGENAGLSPLEEEFLRASQEREAAAARAARRRVRRRRRLAGTLAVLLVLAVCAGVLAVQQWRTAEAGRRDAYAGELAARSGQVASGQPEAAMLLAAEAYRLHPSPASRSALLSTQARPFAGRLTGHQGPVNGAAFSPDGRLLAGGGSDGTVRLWDPRTRRPPVTALTAGTTRMRGVAFSPDGRLLAAGAADGSVRVRDAARRTPAVTVPGGGDGGEVAFAPAGRGGPSGGDVLAATGPGGSVTLWDAPRMRPMARLPGLGGAGTGKVAFSPDGRLLARGDANGRVRVWRLPPSLTASAPGTALSAAARPASPTVLADRSGLGDGVVAVAFSPDSATLAVGGTDRTVTLYDTRRMTVRARLTGHNDDINALAFSPDGDTLASASGDGSARLWEVATLRTVAAFTGHSDYVLAVAFSPDGRTLATGSFDRTIALWNPAGAALTARPVSGRSAVAFAPDGRRLVAAGVDGTVQRWDVRTHTQLGPPLRAHHGPVRDLAYGPDGRTFATAGADGTVRLWDAASGARDRLLTGPRGSVFGVAFAPGGGLLAGASEDGTVRLWDLARSRSTALTGHDDFVNGVAFSPDGRLLASASDDRTVRLWEVATHRQVGVLRGHSGAVWAVAFSADGRTLASAGNDRTVRLWDVRALKAAGVLRGHTGSVRGIAFAPHGQQLATVGFDSTVRIWDTAARTQTATLTGHTDVVWSVAYAPDGRTLATTGADGSVRLWDLDAGRVAGRICPLVGSTGPARWRELLPDVPYEPICDR; encoded by the coding sequence ATGCCGGAGGAGTTCGGGGACGCGCTGCGGCGGCTGCGGCGGGAGCGGGAGATCTCCCTCCGGTCTCTCGCCCAGCTGGTGCACTACAGCAAGGGCTATCTCAGCAAGATCGAGAACGGTGAGAAACCGCCGACCGCCGACGTGGCCCGCCGCTGCGACGCGGCCCTGGCGGCACAGGGCACGCTCGGCCGGCTGCTGGCCGCCCGTACCCCCGGCGACCGCTGCCCGTATCCGGGACTCGCCGCCTACACCGCCGCCGACGCCCCCTGGTTCTTCGGCCGGGAGCGGGCCACCGCCGCCCTGGTCGGCCGCCTCGCCGAGCGCGTGGACAGCGCGGGCCCGCTGGTCCTCGCGGCCCCGTCCGGCGCCGGCAAGTCCTCGCTGCTGCGGGCCGGGCTGCTGCCCGCCCTGCGCGCCGGCGCCCTGCCCGGCTCCCGGCACTGGCCGGTCCGCGTCCTGACACCCGGCGCGCGTCCGCTCACCGAACTGGCCGCGGCGCTGGCCGGACCGGGCGCCCCTGCCGCCACATCCGCCTCCGCGTCTGCCTCCGCCTCCGCCGAGGAACTGGCCGAAGCCCCCGAGCGGTGCGCCGCCGCCGTCCGCGCCGCGCTCGGCACCCGTTCCCGCCTGGTCCTCGTCGTCGACCAGTTCGAGGAGATCTTCACCGTCTGCGAGGACTCCCACGAGCGGCGCGCCTTCGTCACGGCGCTGTGCGCGGCCGCCCGGGACGCCCCCTGCGCCGTGGTCCTCGGTGTCCGCGCTGACTTCTACGGGCAGTGCCTGGACCACCCCGCGCTCGCCCCGGCCCTGTCCGCCGGGGTCTTCGCGCTGCGCCCGATGTCCGTACGGGAAGTCCGCGCGGCGATCACCCGCCCCGCCCGGGAGGCCGCGCTGGAGCTGGAGCCGGGCCTCGAAGAGCTGCTCCTGTCCGACCTGGGCATCCACGGGGACGACGAGCCGGTGGCCGGCGGCACGCTGCCGCTGCTGGCGCACGCCCTGCTCGCCACCTGGCAGCAGCGCTCCGGCCGCACCCTCACCGTCGCCGGCTACCGCCTCACCGGCGGCCTGCACGGCGCCGTCGCCACCACCGCCGAGCGGGTGCACGACGGGCTGGACCCGGCGGAGCGGCGCACGGCGCGGCAGGTGCTGCTGCGGCTGGTCCAGGTCGGCGAGATCGCGGGCGAGACGCGCCGCCGGGTGCCGCGCGAGCGGCTGCTGGAGCACCTGCCGGACCCGGAGAAGACCGCCGCCGTGATCGATGTCTTCGTCCGCGCCCGGCTGCTGACGCTCGACGCGGACACCGTGGAGATCACCCACGAGGCGCTGCTGCGGGCCTGGCCGCGGCTGCGCGGCTGGATCCGCGCCGACCGGGCCGGGCTCGTCGTCCACCAGCGGCTGACGGAGGCGGCCGGGGCCTGGAAGCGGGAGGGGCGGGACTCGGCGGCGCTCTACCGGGGCACACGGCTGGCGGTGGCGCGCGAGTGGGCCGGGCAGCAGGGCGAGAACGCCGGACTCAGCCCGCTGGAGGAGGAGTTCCTGCGCGCCTCGCAGGAGCGCGAGGCGGCCGCGGCCCGGGCCGCCCGGCGCCGGGTGCGGCGGCGCCGCAGGCTCGCGGGCACCCTCGCCGTGCTGCTCGTGCTCGCCGTGTGCGCGGGGGTGCTGGCGGTGCAGCAGTGGCGTACGGCGGAGGCCGGGCGACGTGACGCGTACGCCGGTGAACTGGCCGCCCGCTCCGGGCAGGTGGCCTCCGGGCAGCCGGAGGCGGCCATGCTGCTCGCCGCCGAGGCGTACCGGCTGCACCCCTCCCCCGCTTCCCGCAGCGCGCTGCTGAGCACCCAGGCGCGGCCGTTCGCGGGGCGCCTGACGGGGCATCAGGGCCCGGTCAACGGCGCCGCGTTCAGCCCGGACGGCAGGCTCCTGGCGGGCGGCGGTTCGGACGGCACGGTCCGGCTGTGGGACCCGCGTACCCGCCGCCCGCCGGTCACCGCGCTCACGGCCGGTACGACACGGATGCGCGGCGTCGCCTTCAGCCCGGACGGCCGCCTCCTGGCCGCGGGCGCCGCGGACGGCTCCGTACGGGTCCGGGACGCCGCCCGCCGTACGCCCGCCGTGACCGTGCCCGGCGGCGGTGACGGCGGCGAGGTGGCCTTCGCGCCCGCGGGCCGCGGCGGTCCGTCCGGTGGCGACGTGCTCGCCGCCACCGGCCCCGGCGGCAGCGTGACCCTGTGGGACGCGCCCCGGATGCGGCCGATGGCCCGGCTGCCCGGCCTCGGCGGCGCCGGGACCGGCAAGGTGGCGTTCAGCCCGGACGGCCGGCTGCTCGCCCGCGGTGACGCCAACGGCCGGGTCCGGGTCTGGCGGCTGCCGCCGTCGCTGACCGCGTCCGCCCCCGGCACCGCCCTGTCCGCCGCCGCCCGCCCCGCCTCCCCCACCGTCCTCGCCGACCGCTCCGGCCTCGGCGACGGCGTCGTGGCCGTGGCCTTCAGCCCGGACAGCGCGACGCTGGCCGTCGGCGGCACGGACCGTACGGTCACCCTGTACGACACCCGGCGGATGACCGTCCGGGCCCGCCTCACCGGCCACAACGACGACATCAACGCGCTGGCCTTCAGCCCCGACGGCGACACCCTCGCGTCCGCGTCCGGCGACGGCTCCGCGCGGCTGTGGGAGGTCGCCACCCTCCGTACCGTCGCCGCCTTCACCGGGCACAGCGACTACGTCCTCGCCGTCGCCTTCTCCCCGGACGGCCGCACGCTGGCCACCGGCAGCTTCGACCGGACGATCGCCCTGTGGAACCCGGCCGGCGCCGCGCTGACCGCCCGGCCGGTGTCCGGCCGGTCCGCCGTCGCCTTCGCCCCCGACGGGCGGCGGCTGGTCGCGGCGGGCGTCGACGGCACGGTCCAGCGGTGGGACGTCCGCACGCACACCCAGCTGGGGCCGCCGCTGCGCGCCCACCACGGGCCGGTCCGGGATCTGGCCTACGGCCCGGACGGCCGGACGTTCGCCACCGCGGGCGCCGACGGGACGGTGCGGCTGTGGGACGCGGCGAGCGGCGCCCGTGACCGGCTGCTGACGGGGCCGCGCGGCTCGGTGTTCGGGGTCGCCTTCGCCCCCGGCGGGGGGCTGCTGGCGGGGGCGAGCGAGGACGGCACGGTACGGCTGTGGGATCTCGCGCGGAGCCGTTCCACCGCCCTGACCGGCCACGACGACTTCGTCAACGGTGTGGCGTTCAGCCCGGACGGGCGGCTGCTGGCCAGCGCGAGCGACGACCGGACGGTCCGGCTGTGGGAGGTCGCCACGCACCGTCAGGTCGGGGTGCTGCGCGGGCATTCGGGCGCCGTGTGGGCGGTGGCGTTCAGCGCGGACGGGCGCACGCTCGCGTCGGCGGGCAACGACCGGACGGTGCGCCTGTGGGACGTGCGCGCCCTGAAGGCCGCCGGAGTGCTGCGCGGCCACACCGGGTCGGTGCGGGGCATCGCCTTCGCGCCGCACGGGCAGCAGCTGGCCACGGTCGGCTTCGACAGCACCGTACGGATCTGGGACACGGCCGCCCGTACGCAGACCGCCACGCTGACCGGGCACACGGACGTGGTGTGGTCGGTGGCCTACGCGCCGGACGGCAGGACCCTGGCGACCACCGGCGCGGACGGTTCGGTGCGCCTGTGGGACCTGGACGCGGGCCGGGTGGCCGGGCGCATCTGCCCGCTGGTGGGCAGTACCGGCCCCGCACGCTGGCGGGAGCTGCTGCCCGATGTGCCGTACGAGCCGATCTGCGACCGCTGA
- a CDS encoding DUF6986 family protein codes for MGQHETVATSLAPTVREEIGAALADVDADLARRYPGDPGTRQPVHTVYVPGDAVTAGTLREWGDAALAALDEHAPDAEAFAGVLGLPDDLAEPVYERVRAKLEREPVEDLRIDFEDGYGPRPDAEEDEAAARAAALVAAACADGTAAPYTGIRMKCMEAAVRDRGIRTLDIFLTGLMAAGGLPDGLVLTLPKVSYAEQVAAMARLLEAFEKTHGLPAGRLGFEIQIETTQSILGADGRATVARMIEAAGGRATSLHYGTFDYSASCGVSAAHQAPDHPAADHAKAVMQVAAAGTGVRLSDGSTNVLPIGATTRVHDAWRLHHGLVTRALARAYYQGWDMHPAHLPTRYAAVYAFYRGGLEQAAARLTAYVSKAGGDVLDEPATARALSGYLLRGLDCGAVDPAEVARLTGLTRADLDALAGRPAPAA; via the coding sequence ATGGGGCAGCACGAGACGGTGGCGACGAGCCTCGCGCCCACCGTACGCGAGGAGATCGGAGCCGCTCTCGCGGACGTGGACGCGGACCTCGCGCGGCGCTACCCGGGCGATCCCGGCACCCGGCAGCCGGTCCACACGGTCTACGTGCCCGGCGACGCCGTCACCGCCGGCACCCTCCGCGAGTGGGGCGACGCCGCCCTCGCCGCGCTCGACGAGCACGCACCCGACGCCGAGGCGTTCGCCGGCGTCCTCGGCCTCCCGGACGACCTGGCGGAGCCGGTGTACGAGCGGGTCCGGGCCAAGCTGGAGCGCGAGCCCGTGGAGGACCTGCGCATCGACTTCGAGGACGGCTACGGCCCGCGCCCGGACGCCGAGGAGGACGAAGCGGCCGCCCGCGCCGCCGCCCTCGTCGCGGCCGCCTGCGCGGACGGCACCGCGGCGCCCTACACGGGCATCCGCATGAAGTGCATGGAGGCCGCCGTCCGCGACCGCGGCATCCGCACCCTCGACATCTTCCTCACCGGTCTGATGGCGGCCGGCGGCCTCCCCGACGGCCTGGTCCTGACCCTGCCCAAGGTCAGCTACGCCGAGCAGGTCGCCGCCATGGCGCGGCTGCTGGAGGCGTTCGAGAAGACCCACGGCCTGCCGGCCGGCCGGCTCGGCTTCGAGATCCAGATCGAGACCACCCAGTCGATCCTGGGCGCCGACGGCCGCGCCACCGTCGCCCGCATGATCGAGGCCGCCGGGGGCCGCGCCACCTCCCTGCACTACGGCACCTTCGACTACAGCGCCTCCTGCGGCGTCAGCGCCGCCCACCAGGCCCCGGACCACCCGGCGGCCGACCACGCCAAGGCCGTCATGCAGGTCGCCGCGGCCGGCACCGGCGTGCGCCTGTCCGACGGCTCGACCAACGTCCTGCCGATCGGCGCGACCACCCGGGTGCACGACGCCTGGCGGCTGCACCACGGCCTGGTCACCCGCGCGCTGGCCCGCGCGTACTACCAGGGCTGGGACATGCACCCGGCCCACCTGCCCACCCGCTACGCCGCCGTCTACGCCTTCTACCGCGGCGGCCTGGAGCAGGCCGCCGCCCGGCTCACCGCGTACGTCTCCAAGGCCGGCGGCGACGTGCTGGACGAGCCCGCCACGGCCAGGGCGCTCAGCGGCTACCTGCTGCGCGGCCTGGACTGCGGCGCCGTGGACCCGGCCGAGGTCGCCCGCCTGACCGGGCTCACCCGCGCCGACCTGGACGCCCTCGCGGGCCGCCCCGCCCCGGCCGCCTGA
- a CDS encoding TolB family protein — translation MSRSVRAVAGASAVGAVVAGLCAPGRAQAAGPASARPASSVQRVSTASDGTQADGASGPAAVSADGRYVVFWSAAPNLGAGYFPALLVKDTVTRKLTQVPRPQGYGGGPLAISADGRYVAFSTGTRYPLPYVHDRRTGTTEQVRPKDPPIGGEISDVAGLSADGRHLAYTITNRHGNAPVLLYVRDLDSGTDELLTPAGPSGYPLADGGSLSRDGRVAAYGIRQRGGSGPDTGDVFVRDRDTGEVGQADITHDGSPADGPARLAQLSADGRYAAFTSTATNVVRGGTAAGSHAYVRDLRAGRTWRVAGDGAVAKAVSGDGRWVLVAEGGRLVLVHARSGQRRDVGPGDRAGGGAVDGGGRAVAFASDAADLVPGDTNAAYDVFVRRW, via the coding sequence ATGTCGCGGTCGGTCCGCGCGGTCGCCGGAGCCAGTGCGGTGGGCGCGGTCGTGGCGGGGCTGTGCGCCCCGGGCCGGGCGCAGGCCGCCGGGCCCGCATCCGCCCGCCCCGCGTCCTCGGTCCAGCGGGTCAGCACGGCCTCCGACGGCACACAGGCCGACGGGGCGTCGGGGCCCGCCGCCGTCAGCGCGGACGGACGGTACGTCGTCTTCTGGTCGGCCGCCCCGAACCTCGGCGCCGGCTACTTCCCCGCGCTGCTGGTCAAGGACACGGTCACCAGGAAGCTCACCCAGGTGCCGAGGCCACAGGGGTACGGCGGCGGCCCCCTGGCGATCAGCGCGGACGGCCGGTACGTCGCGTTCTCGACGGGGACGCGCTATCCGCTCCCGTACGTCCACGACCGCCGCACCGGGACGACGGAGCAGGTCCGTCCGAAGGACCCGCCGATCGGCGGCGAGATCAGCGACGTCGCCGGGCTGAGCGCCGACGGGCGGCACCTCGCGTACACGATCACCAACCGGCACGGCAACGCCCCCGTCCTGCTGTACGTCCGCGACCTGGACAGCGGCACCGACGAACTCCTCACCCCCGCCGGCCCTTCGGGGTACCCGCTCGCCGACGGCGGCTCGCTCTCCCGGGACGGCCGGGTGGCGGCGTACGGCATCCGGCAGCGCGGCGGCAGCGGCCCGGACACGGGCGATGTGTTCGTCCGCGACCGGGACACCGGCGAGGTCGGGCAGGCGGACATCACGCACGACGGCTCCCCGGCCGACGGCCCGGCGCGGCTCGCGCAGCTCAGCGCCGACGGCCGGTACGCGGCCTTCACGTCCACCGCCACCAACGTCGTGCGCGGGGGCACCGCGGCCGGCTCGCACGCCTACGTCCGCGATCTGCGCGCCGGGCGGACCTGGCGGGTGGCGGGCGACGGCGCGGTGGCGAAGGCGGTCAGCGGGGACGGCCGGTGGGTGCTCGTCGCGGAGGGCGGCCGGCTGGTCCTCGTGCACGCGCGGAGCGGACAGCGCCGGGACGTGGGCCCGGGCGACCGGGCGGGCGGCGGGGCCGTCGACGGCGGGGGCCGGGCGGTGGCGTTCGCCTCGGACGCGGCCGATCTGGTGCCCGGGGACACCAACGCGGCGTACGACGTGTTCGTACGCCGCTGGTGA
- the helR gene encoding RNA polymerase recycling motor ATPase HelR, whose amino-acid sequence MHSLTTGVFDLPDRLAAKADPKLTAADERHFAAIAESLDRTITELSDRLDAELKAPGGTGRQAMDRDAEVHRLTGRLRALRRFGLDLCLGRMAGADGTEPVYVGRLGLTDSTGRRLLVDWRSPAAEPFFGATHADPMGLTSRRRYRWTDGRITDYWDEVFTADGLEGHAALDDHSAFIASLGGNRSARMRDVLGTIQADQDAVIRAGSRGALVVDGGPGTGKTVVALHRSAYLLYSDPRLGHGRGGVLFVGPHRPYLAYVDDVLPSLGEEGVQTCVLRDLVAEGADAADESDPEVARLKSSADMVKAIEKAVGIYEEPPTRGMTVSTDWGDVRLTADDWAEAFDAPDHGTPHNEAREQIWEELVAILLDKLDGDVPGHAFERSLRYDGELVTALHRAWPLLEATDLVSDLWTVPAYLRLCVPWLSADEVRRLQRKDAPQAWTVSDLPLLDAARQRLGDPEAARTRRRHAAVLAAQRERMTQVVDNLIDAAAASGADLDEGEGLVTMLRGQDAQVSLVDEAELTVAEPDRLAGPFAHIVVDEAQELTDAEWQMLLSRCPSRSFTIVGDRAQARHGFTESWRERLERIGLDRIDVACLNINYRTPEEVMAAAEPVIRAALPDANVPVSIRRGGVPVVHGSVADRDTVLGDWLATHDDGIACVIGDPTFRATRRVRSLSPELAKGLEFDLVVLVDPENFGDGVQGAVDRYVAMSRATQQLVILTSS is encoded by the coding sequence ATGCATTCCCTGACCACCGGCGTGTTCGACCTTCCCGACCGCCTCGCCGCCAAGGCCGACCCCAAGCTGACGGCGGCCGACGAACGGCACTTCGCGGCCATCGCGGAGAGCCTGGACCGGACGATCACCGAACTGTCCGACCGCCTCGACGCCGAACTCAAGGCGCCCGGCGGCACCGGCCGGCAGGCGATGGACCGCGACGCGGAGGTCCACCGGCTGACCGGACGGCTGCGCGCTCTGCGCCGCTTCGGCCTCGACCTGTGCCTCGGCCGCATGGCCGGAGCGGACGGCACCGAGCCCGTGTACGTCGGACGGCTCGGCCTCACCGACAGCACGGGCCGCCGGCTGCTGGTCGACTGGCGGTCCCCCGCGGCCGAGCCGTTCTTCGGCGCCACCCACGCCGACCCGATGGGTCTGACGAGCCGCCGCCGGTACCGCTGGACCGACGGCCGGATCACCGACTACTGGGACGAGGTCTTCACCGCCGACGGGCTCGAAGGGCACGCCGCGCTGGACGACCACTCCGCCTTCATCGCCAGCCTGGGCGGCAACCGGTCGGCACGGATGCGGGACGTGCTCGGCACCATCCAGGCCGACCAGGACGCCGTCATCCGGGCCGGATCCCGCGGCGCCCTCGTGGTCGACGGCGGGCCGGGCACGGGCAAGACCGTCGTCGCCCTGCACCGCTCCGCCTACCTCCTGTACTCCGACCCCCGCCTCGGACACGGCCGCGGCGGCGTGCTGTTCGTCGGCCCGCACCGGCCCTACCTGGCCTACGTGGACGACGTCCTGCCCAGCCTCGGCGAGGAAGGCGTGCAGACCTGCGTCCTGCGCGACCTCGTCGCCGAGGGGGCGGACGCGGCGGACGAGAGCGACCCGGAGGTGGCCCGCCTGAAGTCCTCCGCGGACATGGTGAAGGCCATCGAGAAGGCCGTCGGCATCTACGAGGAGCCGCCCACCAGGGGGATGACGGTCTCGACCGACTGGGGCGACGTCCGGCTGACCGCCGACGACTGGGCCGAGGCGTTCGACGCGCCGGACCACGGCACCCCGCACAACGAGGCGCGCGAGCAGATCTGGGAGGAACTCGTCGCGATCCTGCTGGACAAGCTCGACGGCGACGTCCCCGGCCACGCCTTCGAGCGGTCGCTGCGGTACGACGGGGAACTGGTCACCGCCCTGCACCGCGCCTGGCCGCTGCTCGAAGCCACCGACCTGGTCTCGGACCTGTGGACGGTTCCCGCCTATCTGCGGCTGTGCGTCCCCTGGCTCAGCGCGGACGAGGTGCGCAGGCTCCAGCGCAAGGACGCGCCCCAGGCATGGACGGTGTCCGACCTGCCGCTCCTGGACGCGGCGCGGCAGCGCCTCGGCGACCCGGAGGCGGCCCGCACCAGGCGCCGGCACGCGGCCGTGCTCGCCGCCCAGCGCGAGCGCATGACGCAGGTGGTCGACAACCTCATCGACGCGGCGGCCGCCTCCGGCGCGGACCTCGACGAGGGTGAGGGCCTGGTGACGATGTTGCGCGGCCAGGACGCCCAGGTCAGCCTGGTCGACGAGGCCGAGCTGACGGTCGCGGAACCGGACCGGCTGGCCGGCCCGTTCGCGCACATCGTCGTGGACGAGGCCCAGGAACTGACCGACGCGGAATGGCAGATGCTGCTGTCGCGCTGCCCGTCCCGGAGCTTCACCATCGTCGGCGACCGCGCCCAGGCCCGGCACGGGTTCACCGAGTCGTGGCGGGAACGGCTCGAACGGATCGGCCTGGACCGGATCGACGTGGCCTGCCTGAACATCAACTACCGCACGCCGGAAGAGGTCATGGCGGCGGCCGAGCCGGTCATCCGGGCCGCGCTCCCGGACGCCAACGTGCCGGTCTCCATCCGCCGCGGCGGCGTTCCCGTGGTCCACGGCTCCGTCGCCGACCGCGACACGGTCCTCGGCGACTGGCTCGCCACCCACGACGACGGCATCGCCTGCGTCATCGGCGACCCCACGTTCCGGGCGACGCGGCGCGTCCGGTCGCTGTCCCCGGAGCTGGCGAAGGGCCTGGAGTTCGACCTGGTCGTCCTCGTCGACCCGGAGAACTTCGGCGACGGTGTCCAGGGAGCGGTCGACCGCTATGTCGCGATGTCGCGCGCGACGCAGCAACTTGTCATCCTGACGAGCTCCTGA
- a CDS encoding alpha/beta fold hydrolase, with translation MTDIGFFARSFGPPPREGRPAMVLVHGLGLSGRYFVPLARRLAAGGATVVVPDLPGNARSRAAEHRAPGVGQCAEALARLHRRLSLGPSVLVANSVGCQVAAALAARHPRLVGRLVLVGPALEPGVSGWRQCARLVADAPREPLGLLGLAAFDYLVTGPLRCAASFGHALRDAAGAFEGNLSRVRAPTLVVRGAGDTIASGTWTRRVAGLVADGRAGEIPGAAHAAHYGAPDAMAALIEKFTVGEPGRSTVGEAG, from the coding sequence ATGACCGACATCGGATTCTTCGCCCGCAGCTTCGGGCCGCCGCCACGCGAGGGCCGCCCGGCCATGGTGCTCGTCCACGGACTCGGACTCTCGGGACGGTACTTCGTGCCGCTCGCGCGCCGGCTGGCCGCGGGCGGGGCGACCGTGGTGGTGCCGGACCTGCCGGGCAACGCGCGTTCGCGGGCCGCCGAGCACCGCGCACCCGGTGTCGGACAGTGCGCCGAGGCCCTGGCCCGGCTGCACCGGCGGCTGTCCCTGGGGCCGAGCGTGCTGGTCGCCAACTCGGTCGGCTGCCAGGTGGCCGCGGCCCTGGCCGCCCGCCACCCCCGCCTGGTCGGGCGCCTGGTGCTGGTCGGCCCGGCGCTCGAACCGGGGGTCTCCGGATGGCGCCAGTGCGCCCGGCTCGTCGCGGACGCCCCCAGGGAACCCCTCGGCCTGCTCGGCCTGGCCGCGTTCGACTACCTGGTGACCGGCCCCCTGCGCTGCGCCGCTTCCTTCGGCCACGCGCTGCGGGACGCGGCCGGGGCATTCGAGGGGAACCTGTCCCGCGTCCGCGCGCCCACGCTCGTCGTACGGGGAGCGGGTGACACCATCGCCTCCGGCACCTGGACCCGGCGTGTGGCGGGACTGGTCGCCGACGGGCGCGCCGGGGAGATCCCGGGCGCGGCCCACGCCGCCCACTACGGCGCGCCGGACGCCATGGCGGCGCTGATCGAGAAGTTCACGGTGGGAGAGCCCGGAAGATCCACGGTGGGAGAGGCCGGATGA
- a CDS encoding LacI family DNA-binding transcriptional regulator: MTDTARGTSRRYGSRPTMKDVAARAGVGLKTVSRVVNGEPGVTPDTERRVQDAITALGFRRNDSARILRKGRTASIGLVLEDLADPFYGPLNRAVEEVARDHGALLINGSSAEDPAREQELVLALCARRVDGLVIIPAADDHRYLEPEIAAGVATVFVDRPAGRIEADTVLSDSFGGARDAVAHLIAHGHRRIGFLGDQPRIHTAAERLRGYRTAMAEAGLPVDEAWVSLGSTAPDRVRFAATAMLDGPRPVTALFAGNNRVTVTAVRVLAERPRPVALVGFDDFELADLVSPAITVVAQDAARLGRTAATLLFRRLDGADGPPRREEIPTRLIPRGSGELPPPEGG, translated from the coding sequence GTGACCGACACCGCCCGGGGCACCTCCCGCCGCTACGGCAGCCGGCCGACGATGAAGGATGTCGCGGCGCGCGCCGGCGTCGGCCTGAAAACGGTCTCCCGGGTGGTCAACGGCGAACCCGGCGTCACCCCCGACACCGAACGCCGCGTCCAGGATGCCATCACCGCCCTCGGCTTCCGCCGCAACGACTCCGCGCGCATCCTGCGCAAGGGCCGCACCGCCAGCATCGGCCTGGTCCTGGAGGACCTCGCCGACCCCTTCTACGGGCCGCTGAACCGCGCCGTCGAGGAGGTCGCCCGCGACCACGGCGCGCTGCTGATCAACGGGTCCAGCGCCGAGGACCCCGCGCGCGAACAGGAACTGGTGCTCGCGCTCTGCGCCCGCCGGGTGGACGGGCTGGTGATCATCCCGGCCGCGGACGACCACCGCTATCTGGAGCCGGAGATCGCGGCGGGCGTGGCGACCGTCTTCGTGGACCGCCCGGCGGGCCGGATCGAGGCGGACACGGTGCTCTCCGACAGCTTCGGCGGGGCCCGCGACGCGGTCGCGCACCTGATCGCGCACGGCCACCGCCGCATCGGCTTCCTCGGCGACCAGCCCCGCATCCATACCGCCGCCGAGCGGCTGCGCGGCTACCGCACCGCGATGGCCGAGGCCGGGCTCCCGGTGGACGAGGCGTGGGTGTCCCTCGGCTCGACCGCGCCGGACCGGGTGCGCTTCGCGGCCACCGCCATGCTCGACGGGCCGCGGCCGGTCACCGCGCTGTTCGCGGGCAACAACCGGGTGACGGTCACCGCGGTCCGGGTGCTCGCCGAACGCCCGCGCCCGGTCGCCCTGGTGGGCTTCGACGACTTCGAGCTGGCCGACCTGGTCTCCCCCGCGATCACGGTGGTGGCGCAGGACGCGGCGCGGCTCGGCCGTACCGCGGCCACGCTCCTCTTCCGCCGCCTCGACGGCGCCGACGGGCCGCCGCGGCGCGAGGAGATCCCCACCCGCCTCATCCCGCGCGGCTCGGGCGAACTGCCGCCCCCGGAGGGCGGCTGA